A stretch of the Lolium perenne isolate Kyuss_39 chromosome 3, Kyuss_2.0, whole genome shotgun sequence genome encodes the following:
- the LOC139838253 gene encoding uncharacterized protein translates to MRALFWNIRGFGRRGRRTLLKDYLRIHKIDLVCLQETIKQDFTDQELRSLEVGDKFFWCWLPANGHSGGMLLGLRDSIFDVGRISLGQFFISASIMCIADNFKFEIVGVYGPADHTHSQEFLQEISARVAVSELPILMGGDFNLLRDAADKNNDRVNWARMDAFNDNIANWGLREIPRTGARYTWTNKRLNPVRCVLDRVFIAPELDTHFPLCSLVAETSLGSDHTPLILDTGQDIQCFSNRFFFESRWMELPNFLDMFAAIWGELAAMARGRDVLDWWSFMSGGVRRKLKGWNANRKVEANVAKLALLQQIKGLDEKADSVGLDGEEWAFRYHLEEQILAIFRDEEEYWRQRGRIRWMLQGDANTAYFHAVANDERLSAVF, encoded by the coding sequence ATGAGAGCCCTCTTCTGGAACATTAGGGGTTTTGGGCGTAGGGGGCGCCGAACCCTTCTAAAAGATTACCTCCGGATACACAAGATTGACCTGGTCTGCCTACAAGAAACTATCAAGCAGGACTTCACGGACCAGGAACTGAGAAGCCTGGAGGTGGGGGATAAGTTCTTCTGGTGTTGGTTGCCGGCGAACGGGCACTCAGGTGGGATGCTGCTGGGGCTCAGGGACAGCATCTTTGATGTGGGTAGAATCTCCCTTGGCCAGTTCTTCATCAGCGCGTCTATCATGTGCATAGCTGATAATTTTAAGTTCGAGATTGTTGGGGTTTACGGGCCAGCTGATCATACACATTCGCAAGAGTTCTTACAGGAAATCTCCGCCAGGGTGGCGGTCTCGGAGCTCCCAATCCTCATGGGTGGGGATTTTAACTTGTTGCGGGACGCAGCAGACAAAAACAACGACAGAGTTAATTGGGCAAGAATGGATGCCTTCAATGACAACATCGCCAACTGGGGTCTGCGGGAGATCCCTCGTACTGGGGCTCGGTACACTTGGACTAACAAACGTCTTAATCCGGTCAGGTGTGTGTTGGACAGGGTGTTCATCGCACCCGAACTTGACACGCACTTCCCGCTGTGCTCCCTGGTGGCCGAAACCAGTCTGGGCTCTGATCATACCCCGCTGATCTTGGATACGGGCCAAGACATACAATGCTTTAGCAATAGATTTTTCTTTGAATCTAGATGGATGGAGTTACCGAACTTTTTGGATATGTTTGCGGCTATCTGGGGAGAGCTAGCTGCCATGGCTCGAGGAAGGGATGTCCTTGACTGGTGGAGCTTCATGAGTGGAGGCGTGAGGAGAAAGCTCAAGGGCTGGAATGCAAATCGGAAGGTAGAGGCAAACGTGGCCAAATTGGCGCTCTTGCAGCAGATCAAAGGCCTTGACGAGAAAGCAGATTCAGTGGGGCTGGATGGTGAGGAATGGGCATTCCGTTATCACCTCGAAGAACAAATCCTCGCCATTTTTAGAGACGAAGAAGAATACTGGAGACAAAGGGGGAGAATCAGGTGGATGCTGCAGGGAGATGCCAACACGGCGTACTTCCATGCGGTTGCCAACGACGAGCGCCTAAGTGCTGTATTCTGA